Proteins from one Prevotella sp. E2-28 genomic window:
- a CDS encoding N-6 DNA methylase yields the protein MEVQIKENKIYAPLKDKWLVVKPEEEVRQRYICRLVDSYGYDLKQMDQELKVTNSQRGQGAARADIVIWKSAKDKTDSKSAFIVVECKAESVTIRKEDYYQGYNYAAWAGADFFVTTNLKETRVFKVAKGELPKKLEEIVDIPTAEIATDEKKVKELLNQTKAFTRDEFSRLLYKCHNIIRNNDKLSPEAAFDEISKILFIKIRYERDNTGTQIFSKDAFVKLKDAYNSMKSKDAPEFYQFLFEKTKEDFSKDNLFDPNETIRIRETSFEKIVEELQVYNLSTTSDDVKGIAFEKFLGRTFRGELGQFFTPRTIVEFMVSVLDPQEGEYICDPCCGSGGFLIRAFEYVREQIESELEQRKEEVKKQLIPENYDDLKPKEQEAIDAKVSDAFAKMNFEVDVNNAKGRLRSLSFDCIYGTDANPRMARTAKMNMIMHGDGHGGVHHHDGLLNVNGIWEGRFDVILTNPPFGARVDKDIKISEADKFTDEAKIKAYVKRYGKEYLTALRQVNDHIGESLLDQFGVGKMSGLTEVLFIDRCLNLLKPGGRLGIVLPEGVLNNTNLQNVREYFESRAKILLIVSIPQDVFMAAGATVKPSLMFFKRFTEEEQAQYNGIKVKAFAEVQDKYIEELTSIENELAKRGKEALPAAEKKRLRARKKEIETAIDQETKTLVKQRFDYVIPIADIKRAGINSIGIKIENDLEPLLEEFTKYRKENNLWNKRHANTSYQYNYDGKMTRIQEVDGIVCEPEVFYGKD from the coding sequence ATGGAAGTACAAATTAAAGAAAACAAGATATATGCTCCTCTTAAAGATAAATGGCTAGTCGTAAAGCCAGAAGAGGAAGTGCGCCAAAGGTACATATGTCGATTGGTGGATAGTTATGGCTATGACTTAAAGCAAATGGATCAGGAGTTGAAAGTAACGAACTCTCAACGAGGCCAAGGTGCTGCACGTGCAGATATTGTTATTTGGAAATCGGCTAAAGATAAAACAGACAGTAAAAGTGCCTTTATAGTGGTTGAATGTAAAGCGGAAAGCGTTACTATCCGAAAGGAAGATTATTATCAAGGCTATAACTATGCTGCATGGGCTGGTGCGGATTTCTTTGTTACGACCAACCTCAAGGAAACTCGTGTCTTCAAAGTTGCAAAAGGAGAACTGCCTAAGAAACTTGAAGAGATAGTTGACATTCCTACCGCAGAAATAGCAACAGATGAAAAGAAGGTGAAGGAATTGTTAAACCAGACGAAAGCATTTACCAGAGACGAATTCTCTCGCCTACTTTACAAGTGCCATAATATCATTCGAAATAACGACAAACTATCTCCAGAGGCAGCTTTTGACGAAATTAGTAAAATTCTCTTTATTAAGATTCGCTATGAGCGGGACAATACTGGCACTCAAATTTTTTCAAAGGATGCGTTCGTAAAGCTTAAAGATGCTTATAACAGCATGAAGTCAAAAGATGCTCCAGAGTTTTATCAATTCTTATTTGAGAAGACTAAGGAAGATTTTTCTAAAGACAACCTGTTTGATCCAAATGAAACGATCCGAATTCGAGAGACAAGTTTCGAAAAGATTGTTGAGGAGCTTCAGGTCTATAATCTCTCTACTACATCTGATGATGTCAAGGGTATTGCATTTGAGAAATTCTTGGGACGTACATTCCGTGGAGAATTAGGCCAATTTTTTACGCCACGAACCATTGTTGAGTTTATGGTGTCAGTCCTTGATCCTCAGGAGGGTGAATATATTTGTGACCCATGCTGTGGCAGTGGAGGCTTCTTGATTCGAGCTTTTGAGTATGTACGTGAGCAGATTGAATCCGAATTAGAACAACGTAAAGAAGAGGTAAAAAAGCAACTCATTCCTGAAAATTATGATGATCTGAAACCCAAAGAGCAAGAAGCTATTGATGCCAAAGTATCTGATGCCTTCGCTAAAATGAACTTCGAGGTTGATGTCAATAATGCGAAAGGTAGATTACGTAGTTTGTCTTTTGATTGCATTTATGGTACTGATGCTAATCCGCGTATGGCACGTACAGCTAAGATGAATATGATTATGCATGGTGATGGTCATGGTGGAGTGCACCATCATGATGGTCTTTTAAATGTCAATGGTATTTGGGAAGGCCGTTTTGATGTTATCCTTACAAATCCTCCATTTGGAGCTCGTGTGGATAAAGACATTAAAATTTCAGAAGCTGATAAGTTCACTGACGAAGCTAAAATTAAAGCTTATGTCAAGCGATATGGCAAAGAATACCTTACTGCTCTTAGGCAGGTGAATGATCATATAGGCGAATCACTTCTTGACCAATTCGGAGTAGGTAAGATGAGTGGACTTACAGAGGTGTTGTTTATAGATCGGTGTTTGAATTTGCTAAAGCCTGGTGGGCGTTTAGGCATCGTTTTGCCTGAAGGTGTGTTGAACAATACCAATCTGCAGAATGTACGGGAATACTTTGAAAGTAGAGCAAAGATACTACTGATTGTTTCTATTCCACAAGATGTATTTATGGCTGCAGGTGCAACCGTCAAGCCAAGCCTCATGTTCTTCAAGCGTTTTACGGAAGAAGAACAGGCGCAATACAATGGTATAAAAGTTAAAGCATTCGCAGAAGTTCAAGACAAATATATCGAGGAATTAACTTCGATAGAAAACGAACTGGCAAAAAGAGGGAAGGAGGCATTGCCTGCTGCAGAGAAGAAAAGACTTCGAGCAAGGAAAAAAGAAATTGAAACAGCGATTGACCAGGAAACAAAAACTCTTGTCAAGCAGCGTTTTGATTATGTGATACCAATCGCTGATATCAAGCGTGCAGGCATTAACTCTATTGGTATTAAGATTGAAAACGATTTGGAACCTCTATTAGAAGAGTTTACCAAATATCGTAAGGAAAACAATCTTTGGAATAAACGACATGCGAATACATCATATCAATATAATTATGATGGTAAGATGACCCGTATACAAGAAGTTGATGGTATAGTCTGCGAACCCGAGGTGTTTTATGGTAAAGATTAG